One segment of Cynocephalus volans isolate mCynVol1 chromosome 8, mCynVol1.pri, whole genome shotgun sequence DNA contains the following:
- the FPGT gene encoding fucose-1-phosphate guanylyltransferase isoform X1: protein MCAVLRGLRKSDVMAAARSSPNVSLREATQRKLRRFSELRGKPVAAGEFWDIVAITAADKKQELAYKQQLSEKLRRKELPLGVQYHVFVDPAGVKIGNGGSTLCALRCLEKLYGDKWNSFTILLIHSGGYSQRLPNASALGKIFTALPLGNPIYQMLELKLAMYIDFPSHMNPGVLVTCADDIELYSIGELEFIRFDKPGFTALAHPSSLTVGTTHGVFVLDPFNYLEHGDLEYRSCHCFLHKPSIEKMHQFNAVYRPRNLSQQDFAGGDPACFRLDSEYVYTDSLFYMDHKSAKKLLAFYEKIGTVNCEIDAYGDFLQALGPGATVEYTRNTSNVTKEESELVEMRQRIFHLLKGTSLNVVVLNNSKFYHIGTTEEYLFHFTSDSWLKSELGLQSIAFSIFPGISEYSGKTSCVIQSILDSGCSVAPGSVVEYCRLGPDVSVGENCIISGSCIITKAVLPAYSFVCSLSLKMNGQLKYSSMAFGVRDDLKKNVKTLSDIKLLQFFGVCFLSCLDIWNLKVTEELFSGDKTCLSLWTARIFPVCCSLSDSVTTSLKMLNAVMNKSSFSLNSYKLLSIEEMLVYKDVEDMITYREQIFLEISLNKKQSDLEIS from the exons ATGTGTGCTGTGTTGCGCGGTCTCAGGAAAAGTGACGTTATGGCAGCGGCTAGGTCCTCTCCAAACGTATCTCTTCGAGAAGCCACCCAACGAAAACTGCGGAGGTTTTCAGAGCTGAGAG gcAAACCTGTGGCAGCTGGAGAATTCTGGGACATAGTTGCAATAACAGCAGCTGATAAAAAACAGGAACTTGCTTATAAGCAACAGCTGTCAGAAAagctgagaagaaaggagttacCCCTTGGAGTTCAATATCATGTTTTTGTTGATCCTGCTGGAGTCAAAATTG gaaatggAGGATCAACACTTTGTGCCCTTCGATGTTTGGAAAAGCTATATGGAGATAAATGGAATTCTTTTACCATTCTATTAATCCACTCTG gTGGCTATAGTCAACGCCTTCCAAATGCAAGTGCTCTGGGGAAAATTTTCACTGCTTTACCTCTTGGTAACCCCATTTATCAGATGTTGGAATTAAAACTAGCCATGTACATTGATTTCCCCTCACATATGAATCCCGGGGTTCTGGTTACCTGTGCAGATGATATTGAACTTTATAGTATTGGAGAACTTGAGTTTATTAGGTTTGACAAACCTGGCTTTACTGCTTTAGCTCATCCTTCTAGTTTGACTGTGGGTACCACACATGGAGTATTTGTCTTAGATCCTTTTAATTATTTGGAACATGGAGACCTTGAATACCGGTCTTgccattgttttcttcataagCCCAGCATAGAAAAAATGCATCAGTTTAATGCTGTGTATAGACCTAGAAATCTTTCTCAACAGGACTTTGCAGGAGGTGACCCTGCCTGTTTTAGATTAGACTCTGAGTATGTCTACACAGATAGCCTATTTTATATGGATCATAAATCAGCTAAAAAGTTGCTagctttttatgaaaaaataggcACAGTGAACTGTGAAATAGATGCCTATGGAGACTTTCTGCAGGCTTTGGGACCTGGAGCAACTGTGGAATACACCAGAAACACATCAAATGTCACCAAAGAAGAGTCAGAGTTGGTAGAGATGAGACAGAGAATATTTCATCTTCTTAAAGGAACATCACTAAATGTTGTTGTTCTTAATAACTCCAAATTTTATCACATCGGAACAACTGaagaatatttgtttcattttacttctGACAGCTGGTTAAAGTCAGAGCTTGGGTTACAGTCCATAGCTTTTAGCATTTTCCCAGGTATATCAGAATACTCTGGTAAAACATCTTGTGTTATTCAAAGTATACTGGATTCAGGATGTTCTGTGGCACCTGGCTCAGTTGTGGAATATTGCAGATTGGGGCCTGATGTTTCAGTTGGGGAAAACTGCATTATTAGCGGTTCTTGTATCATAACAAAAGCTGTCCTGCCTGCATATTCTTTTGTGTGTTCCTTAAGCCTGAAGATGAATGGACAATTAAAATATTCATCTATGGCATTTGGAGTGCGAGATGActtgaaaaagaatgttaaaacaTTGTCAGATATAAAGTTACTTCAGTTCTTTGGGGTCTGTTTCCTGTCATGCTTAGATATTTGGAATCTTAAAGTTACAGAGGAACTGTTCTCTGGAGACAAGACGTGTTTGAGTTTGTGGACTGCTCGCATTTTCCCAGTTTGTTGTTCTTTGAGTGATTCAGTTACAACGTCTCTAAAGATGTTAAATGCTGTCATGAACAAGTCATCATTCAGCCTGAATAGCTATAAGCTATTGTCCATTGAGGAAATGCTTGTCTACAAAGATGTAGAAGACATGATAACTTACAGGGAGCAAATTTTTCTAGAAATTAGTTTGAATAAAAAGCAATCTGATTTAGAGATATCTTAA
- the FPGT gene encoding fucose-1-phosphate guanylyltransferase isoform X2: protein MAAARSSPNVSLREATQRKLRRFSELRGKPVAAGEFWDIVAITAADKKQELAYKQQLSEKLRRKELPLGVQYHVFVDPAGVKIGNGGSTLCALRCLEKLYGDKWNSFTILLIHSAFSQVYQNTLVKHLVLFKVYWIQDVLWHLAQLWNIADWGLMFQLGKTALLAVLVS from the exons ATGGCAGCGGCTAGGTCCTCTCCAAACGTATCTCTTCGAGAAGCCACCCAACGAAAACTGCGGAGGTTTTCAGAGCTGAGAG gcAAACCTGTGGCAGCTGGAGAATTCTGGGACATAGTTGCAATAACAGCAGCTGATAAAAAACAGGAACTTGCTTATAAGCAACAGCTGTCAGAAAagctgagaagaaaggagttacCCCTTGGAGTTCAATATCATGTTTTTGTTGATCCTGCTGGAGTCAAAATTG gaaatggAGGATCAACACTTTGTGCCCTTCGATGTTTGGAAAAGCTATATGGAGATAAATGGAATTCTTTTACCATTCTATTAATCCACTCTG CATTTTCCCAGGTATATCAGAATACTCTGGTAAAACATCTTGTGTTATTCAAAGTATACTGGATTCAGGATGTTCTGTGGCACCTGGCTCAGTTGTGGAATATTGCAGATTGGGGCCTGATGTTTCAGTTGGGGAAAACTGCATTATTAGCGGTTCTTGTATCATAA